In Vigna angularis cultivar LongXiaoDou No.4 chromosome 8, ASM1680809v1, whole genome shotgun sequence, the DNA window catatattaaaaataataattttatttgttcctTAAAATATGATTGAGGTGGACTTGTTTATTATAGTTTAAACTAAGGGAGTGGTTTGATGGCTTTTTATGTTCCTATATATTAAAAGCATGGTGttaataattgaaaaacattgttttaattaattgcaTTAGAGAGAATGAAGTATATTTTGTGAGGAGGCAGACAAAGATTATGTTAGAGAAGATGAATGTGGTggaataatattataattgaagAAAGAAACAGTGGAGCAGGTAAAACACATCACACTATTCAATTTGTTCATATTACGTTGTATGGCTGGCTAGATGCTTCTTTAGTTTAATACAAACTTTCCATTTAAGGACATCTAATACAATattggataatgatactttgacaatattttagtACTTTCTAtgtgttattttgttttgtgatTGGTTTatttggtgtttatgattattattattgattgtggaataattttggaccaatcacagaatgacacgtagacaGTGTTataatgttgtcaaagtatcattatcctacaatattataagtttttctttttccttataAATTTGGGTTCATTAGAACATGTGCCTTgaaattattacttaaaattagaAGTCAAAAAATCAATcctttaattcaatttattcCAATAGACTAAGTGTGAAAAGTGAGTCTCAATTTCTTGTGGGTTATAAATATATTGGTTTGATTTAATGTTTCTAACTTGTATTTGTTGAGGATTTTAATAAGTATGATAACTTTTATGagtaataaaatgaaattttaaagacTCGTGTAGTATTCAAATTATAACATGCttgtttattagtttttatgaattgaatattttgttttaaatgaaataaaatatcctttttctttcaaaattcaAGACAGTGGCTGTCACTGTGTGTCCCTTTCAATAACGTATTCAAAGGAAGGGTTTTCCATCATCAAAATGACCTAACATGAGAGTAAAGTAAAAAGTAGGATGATTAATCATGGAACAAGAAACGATGACTTGATAAACATCAAGCTTAAAACATTCaagaaaaagtttatatatatatataagtgaaaatttattttgtatgtgcattttactttttattatattttaaatttatgtaaaactacttatttatttttttgtgtcgCATTCTCCCTCAAATAAATATCAAAGATTGATTGTGTTCTTAATCTTCCTcacatttcatttattttcctataatttcaaaaattcttTATCTTATATCTCATTAGTTCTATCTCTAATGAATGACTTCATGCTTGTAATCTTATATTTATGTCttcttaataatatttcaaatttaaataaaatttgtataatttatttccTATTAGAAATGTtgtgaattttcaatttttaataaacttttgattaatagtgcatgttaaaaatatattaaaagttatgctttattttagaattaatatcAAACTACTTTATTGtgatcattaaaataataatgattatgTTCATCTTAAAGAACATAAATCATTATTAGTATCATACTATTAATAATAAACAACTAATGTAAAAACTTTATAGTCTAAACTActtatttccttttaatttttttctccacTCAATGACTTTAtgctattttacttttttatataaatcatagacaattttaatttataaatgaatgtTATAGTTTACACTTTCCCTTGCCAATGGCCTACAATtctaaaatgattaaaaaaatccaCCAAAGAGAAAGCAAAAGTATATGGATTGGAAACATAAGTCTGAGAATCATTATCTTTGAAAccctttttcttaattttatatctatatttaCAATCATCTTCACCAAGCTGGCCATGCATTATTTCTTCATAGTGATAATCATTGACCtactaaagaaaaaaacagGTCCTTTCATTGTCATAAAACCCTCCGTTATcatcatattaaattaataacagaCATCAAGTTACTAATATACTACCTACCATACACTTTAGAATGATTTTACTGTAATGTTCTCTTGCTTACATTGGGAGTTTTTTCATGTAACATAGTTTAGTTCTTCCATGGCTTGCTCAGGGATATGATAAATTCATACAACAATACTTTTGTCATTTATCAGAACTGCTTTATATGGAATTGATTTAGAATGATTCAAGAACTACACtcgataaatatatattaaatctttAGAGACAGTTGAATAAGATAGGTGTTTCGGGTGTAGAGTCAAGATTAATTATTCGATTAACATAGATGTTTAAGATCTGAATTTGTTTGTTAAGAAGTTTTTTGTGCATCCAAAGCCAATCAATAGTACCAACATAATAAGATATTCAAATGTCAAAGTCAGTTCAATTTAAACACATAAAAGTAAATGTTGTAATTAATTAGTATAACCTACCTTCTTactttaaatctttatttataggttttgtAGTGGagattttgattaaaattgGTCTAATTATGGTTGAAACATGAGTAAGACCTATTCAGTCTGATCGGTATGATACAAGGCTGGATGGTTTGCTAGGTGATCCTTTGGGCTCAATGGCTTATTCTGTAGGTTGGTGATTGACAATTCAATCTGATGCATGACTATCTGGTCTGTTTGGTGAACGTTCAAGCTCAATGGCTTGTTTTCTGAACTAGTGGTGAAGttcaattttaatatgtttatatatatatatatggttgtTTTAATCCTATTTTAATTCTGCTGAACTTTTTGAAGCATAATGAAAGTGAGTGACAGACTAGAATTACTTGAAATTTTGCACGAGTTTATGTGAATAAGGCACTTGTTTATGTATGATAACGGATTCAGTACACTTGCTGAAGGAAGGAAAACATGCATCATGAGATAGAAAGCAACGTGGTTAGATTTTATAACAAAAGCATTTCATTTCTTGGAAGAATTTGTGAGTGCTCTAGCAGCATTTGCAGAAGATGCTGGATTGATGGCTTTCCGAATCTTAGATACATTCCAAGCAGTGTTAAAAGCATGTCCTGCACTTGCAAACACATGCTCAGTAGCCTCTCCTGCTTCTTCCCCAAACCTGTTGCAAAAAACATCCATTTTAGCTAAGGTTACATTTATGTATCCACAACATAGGTGATAAACATaaggttttttttgtttttcccaCATTTTCAGATGTTCAAAACTAGCTTAAAAGTGCAGTTTCTCTTACAACTGTTCTTTAGAACATCTGCGCCATGGAAGCAAAGCATATTCAATGATGCAGATAGTTTTTAACACTATTTTCCATgcacacttttttattttttgagatTTATGAAGATTATCTGCTTGAAAGTTTACTGCTAAATTTCATgaatactataataataatattacctGTTAGAGACCATTCTGGTTGCAGCTTTGGAGGTGGCAGAAAAGGTCTGTTTTTCAgcagcttcagctgcttcaaaAACTCTATCTGTGGCATTGAACATAGAAATTAATCAAGTTGGTGGTGCTTGTTTAAAAGAACGAGATTAGCTTACGGTGCTTATTAAGATATCcaagataacaaaaataagaatgGTACCaacaatgtaattttattttatattccgGCATGAcataagaaaattgaaaattgtgtTGGACCATATTAGTCATACTTATATGTTTTTTGAGTAGTTGAAAATgtaaaactttttcttaaaattttacaGATGAAGGGGTCTTTTAAGGAAAAATCACCTATCATCAGGATACAACACTAACAAAATATGAGTACACTCATATAAAGGATCAATCTCACTTTTAAGACAATGGATTTACGAGTCTTCTACCTAGTGCTGTTAAAATAGGTTAGAACTCGTGAGTCAACTCAGTCTACCACGGGTTTTGACCGagttaaattgaaaaagaaattgaaatttcaatgaGTCAATTTTGAGTCCAGTCCATTAATTCATCCGGATTGAACAAGTTGACTCACCAACCAacttagttttgttttttatacttatttttggattgtatttaaagtttatgataattttgaattatattgtatttttttagattttgaattaCATTAGGAACTTAAGATCATTTTGAgctgaaatttatttagatttgaattaaaaaaatattttttttaattgaaaaacaaaacttgtaattaagtaaAGCAATGAACTCGTTTAACCTACCAATCCATGATAGGTCaagataaatttgaattttttcaacTAATTAATAAGTGAGTCGAGTTAGGTTAGGTCCTCCGACTTATATGTTAttcaatttttccatttttttcagTTCCTAACCATAACCaatgtaaaaaaatttcttagGATCTTAAACTTTGGTATGCTTGAGAAGTGTTACTTACTGACTGCATCAAGGGAAGCCAATAGCACCTCTCCAGGGAGCATGTTTAGGAAGGCCTGTCCTGGTTGTGATTTAAGCACAGGAGTCATCACTGATCCACTTATTATTCCAACACCATCAAGCAAAGACTTGGTTAACTTTTCTGTCATATTTGTCAGCTTTCTCACACTATATTGCAAACACGAAAAATAATCCAACTCAGTTCGTAATTATACATACCCTTTTTAAAGCTAAGACTATGtacgaaaaagaaaaattctcaGTCAATACTCTAATCCTTAAACATGAACTCGTGACATAAATAACTCAATCGCATCACATGTTTCAATACCGTTTGAGGTTTTCGTTCATTCCACTGTTCTTTGTGGCATCATTCTTGTTGTTCATACTTTGTCTCACCTTGTTAGCACTGTTCTTTTCTGCAGCACTACTTAGGATCGCTTCCCCTCCTTTTTGGACCTGATTTTCATAGCAAGTTTTTTATGAAAAGCGTAATGATTTATTTGGTTCTTTCAAATGATGGAAAAAATCTGAAAAGAACAAAGCATACctcaaattttattatgttggattataaaataagatatgatatatataaaatattttgtaccACATCATTTGGTGCTTATCTATCTCAATCTCTTTATAttccattttaaatataaggGAATTTGTTTATTCACGTTAAAATATCAACTAATGAACTAATTTTACATCTAAATTGATCACACATAAATTATTCGCTTCATCATAAACGggtaaatatttattcaaacacacatacaaaaaTTCAACACACACATAGATCTCCATACGAATAAGATGAATAAGATGTTATTCGTTCTGAATCAAGTCTTCaccaatttgtttttatttcactccaaaaaaaatttcttacaaactgagtatcttatatatataaatttatattcatttcttgATACTTTGTTTGTATACTGTCAACAAGAACTAGTTCATTcaatcaaagtcaattttgaaaatacttaTTCAAACCCACACCTGTTTTTACattgaatgaaaaatttataCAGAATTATATGCTATTGACCTACTTTTAAACTAAACCCATTTGAACATAGATCATTTCAAATCAAAATCAGTCTTAACCATAATGAAAGAACTGTTATGATAAGTTGAAAGGaagcaaaaacagaaaaagaaaaaccagtGTTATTCAACTGATAAAGCAAACCTGGTTGGTGTAAGCATTGCTGCACATGAAGATACCCTTAACAATCTGACCAGTTCCTCCTGCAATGGCTCTGGCAAGAAAGTGGTTATAATCTTCAACCCTCGGAGCAAATTCCTCCCAATCAAGGTCACTTTTTTTGCTCTTTTCCAACCCAGAAAAGCAGCAATGCTCCTTCAGAAAAGAATCCACCATGCCCATGTTCCCATAACACTCTTTTGGAAAGGTCACACCATAGCTCAGAGGCTCGCCACCGTCTTTCACCGGCAGAGAGAAGAGGTAGTGAAGACCGTCCACCTTCACCACTGGCTCGTCCTTTGTCAATGGCCACTGAACACTGTTTCCAACTTTTATGACTGTTGCCAGTGCCACGTTCTGCTCCATCACCCTCATGATTGTGAAGTGCCCTTCAGCCAGTTCAAGGGCTTCTCCATCGTCCACCAGATGAACTTTGCATCCTGGAACTTGCAGCACAAGTTCTTGTGTGGGAGTTTTCGGTTTCTGCAACTCTTGAAAACCTGCATGGTGCATCGAGTTTTCATACGGTGGCTTCTCCTTCGAGGCTTGGCAACCCATCTCTGTTTTTCCTCTGTTTGCTCTGTTCTTTCTCTGGGTGTTAATGGGGACAAAAGGATTTTGTTTTAACGTTAGATAATGATAGAATTTGATTCGTAAATCTAAGACTATGTTcgatagaaatgaaaaaatattcaataaaaataaaaaaaatataatatataaaaaaaaagttaggtTGATTCATTTGTTTTCACATGTGAtcaaataagatataaatatgttcgtttataaaaaaacttttaaaagtaatatcaaaaacaaatttattagaattttaataatatcttaataacatgtttttcaaaaacaaatcatAACACAATACTATATATGCAATGACAACGTGTGAATAAGATGAATCAATGATaaatttgtttacttttataaaaactgttacaaaaattatttaagatttttaattaattgaagcACAACATACTTTCTGACAGGGTAAAAAATATAGAAAGCAATCTGAAGAAACTAtagaaaatttcattatttattcaTTACGTGGAAGATATTTGTTAGTGAGAAGCTTTTTGTGTTGATAGCTTTATTCTGTTCTCTGTGATTGGTGAAAAATGAGGAATATGGTGTGAAGATAATGGTGGAAATAGaatatgtaagaaaaaaagaaaagaaaaaggagagctTGTTGAACAATGTACAACAGCATCACAACATCCTACGACACCTAATACCTTACTACAACATGCATTATTCTTTCCTTTATCGGTGTTCTGAACTTCTGATGTTCTTTTATTCTGTTTTATCAGTTGTGACTGCATAGATTATTTGTCATAGATTCCAGTTTAATCAaagaaattatgttaaatatttaaagaaaaagctTTTTAAAGCTAATTTTTTATTGGACAAATATTTTACAACATGTATTTATTGTTCATggtcaaaaacaaaatatcagaAAATAATTTACACTACGTACAAGCCTACAATTGTTATATAAACATCTATATATCacaataaaacattaataaatattttcttaacattaatagaacttttttttctaatatattctCTACTACCggttaaaatg includes these proteins:
- the LOC108345007 gene encoding senescence/dehydration-associated protein At4g35985, chloroplastic-like — translated: MGCQASKEKPPYENSMHHAGFQELQKPKTPTQELVLQVPGCKVHLVDDGEALELAEGHFTIMRVMEQNVALATVIKVGNSVQWPLTKDEPVVKVDGLHYLFSLPVKDGGEPLSYGVTFPKECYGNMGMVDSFLKEHCCFSGLEKSKKSDLDWEEFAPRVEDYNHFLARAIAGGTGQIVKGIFMCSNAYTNQVQKGGEAILSSAAEKNSANKVRQSMNNKNDATKNSGMNENLKRVRKLTNMTEKLTKSLLDGVGIISGSVMTPVLKSQPGQAFLNMLPGEVLLASLDAVNRVFEAAEAAEKQTFSATSKAATRMVSNRFGEEAGEATEHVFASAGHAFNTAWNVSKIRKAINPASSANAARALTNSSKK